Within the Hevea brasiliensis isolate MT/VB/25A 57/8 chromosome 2, ASM3005281v1, whole genome shotgun sequence genome, the region ttattttaaatattgaaaaaagtaaattgaaaatttttattttaatgtttttattGTTAATacatgttaaatttaatttttaatatttttaattagtatatttttaaaagatatttttttaataacagaACTAATAGTAATGGCAAATAGAAACTATTCAGCCACTCACACCGCAGCTATACTTGGGTTTGCCTGTGAAAGGGGCAGCCAAGTGATCACcacttgaattatgaagaaagacACACAGAATGTTTCCATTTCTTAATTTATATCTTTAAAATAGATTTTAATTGTaactttatattaaaaaaatcatagattcaatgacacaatttataaaaaaaaataaatagctcAATatgcaaaattcaaaaatttctaaGACTTAAAAATTGAGTTGTCCATTTACTTGCACAAAAGCAATTGTGTTATCTAGGCTGATGACTTGTTTAGAGGTAACTACAATTGCATTATAAAACATGTATATTACTATATGAAATGTAGTTGGTGGAATAACATCTCAAAATAATCgaatttatataattctaatccaATATAAATATCATTCATTAAGAATAAGTACCTCATTTTATTAGCGATTTCGATTCCTATTATCATTGAATTTTTCTTAAAATAGAAATTGCACCCCAACATTGCACGATATTCTCTCTAATTAACATATGATATCTTCAATACTAATATTGAAACTTGCAGGTTCAAATCCATACGAAAAGTTCAACAACAGTATCAAAGATAGATTAGCAGTGTTTTAccaatcaattttattttaataatatgaatttaatttattttaaaattataaaatcttaaattaaattttaattttaattgaaattaaaagataaaaaaaaaattagtgtttGTTATTATATGAAATGGTGCCAACTTCTATATGTCACGTTCTTGTGCCGTGGTCCAAGATTTTCTCCACCAAAATAATTGAAAGATGCAATGTCCACTCCCCTGACCCATATGGAATCCAACTTTGTCAAACCATCGAATGGGGATTCTCCACACTGTAAACTTATATTTACATAGACCGAATGGAGTTTATGGGAGGTGGCAGtagcaataatttttttttgctgggtcttggtaaaaaaaaaaatattattaaaaatataatagtaATAACTTACAATTAGATTAAGCCAAATTCaataatttgaaaataataaaaaaatacattattattaatattattaaatatatattttttataaaaaaaattaaaattcatttattaatttatacacatataattatattattttattttaataaaattaattattgaaaatgttataatttttaaatgtataatatgttttttttattttaattaattttaaatttttttaaaaaattataattaaatttatgaaaagttAGAACATATTAAAAAGAATCAATTACCCTTCTTTTAGCAGCTTACATCCGCCACTGGAAGTGGCCGCTCGTAGGTTTTGTCCAGAAGCAACTCAATTCGGAGGGCACGAGAGAGTTGTAGTAGGTCACTTTTCAACTCTCAAACGACCGATGATAAGCCTACCATGGTTCTACGATAGTCTGTTTGTGGCTCTTGGGCCCTTTTGATTTTGCTTGTCATCTAGGGAGTTTTTGTGTAAGTATGTTCTTGCGTGTAGGCATGTGCTGTGCTAGATTCCTTTGCGCTTCGCCTTGTCTTTCTCCCCCGATAGCAGCTCTGCAAACGTGGTTTGGGATGCTGGCGGCGCTCCATCCCCTCTGTGGCGGTCGACTCCAGGGTTAGTGTGTTCTTAGGCCTGTGGCCTTTTCCCTAGGCTTGATTTGGGTAGTCTTTAGCATGTCTTGATTTTTAATTTGGGCTTATGTGATGCTATTATTAATTTTAGGTTAAAGTGTTTAAAGATCAGACGTAGGCCTTATTTTGTAATCCTTAATCCTAGTTGGATGCTTTATGTATATTGGGCCTACACCTTTTAATTCAATGAAATATTATCTattaaaaaaaaagcaaaaattaCAGAGTGATGTGATTTTTATTCTCCAACAGCTTCTTTCAGTATCCAATTGATCAAAGTGGCTGTTGAACCACAACTAGACTGCATGTGAGAGTGGGATATTCATTTCATATTGATTTATAAGTTATGAAGGGAGATGAGTAACAAGGCTAATGAGTAACTTGCAAAATTAGTTCAATAATAaatgtattttttaatttaattaaaaatttaaattcaaatggCCTTATCTGATttatagaattataatttaaaaaaaaattaataaacctattaatatatttttatttaattggaataataatcaAACTTTTAATTGCTTATATAGGATCCACATAAATCTAAATTAACACAAATTTTTATTCCTCAAATCATAAAGAACAGATATTATTTATTTGCTATtacttttttattatataatttctgcTCCATTGAGGTAATAAATTCGTTGTTTAGCCAATGGCAGGAACTTGAGTGACCACCCGATTTTCATCCACGAAAACCCGGACCCTGTTGAAATTTAAATCCTGAGTTATAGGCAATCCCTCCTTGACCACGATTGCCTTCACATTTGCATTCTCTGTCTGTATGATACCCGCTGCAATGTCCCCGTTTGTCCCGACGAGCTCCGGCCATGAATTCTTAACTgcaaaagttaatatttaaaaatagaaCCATGATCGATAATAGTGATTCATGAAGGCAGCGAAAAAGATTATTAAAAGAGGACTCGCATACACTAGCTTGTGCCTAAATTACCTGGACACTGACTTGCCATTCTCCTCTTAATCTGTAGTTCTCAATGAAATCTGTGGATTGAAGGTTAATGGTTTTGCTTTGCAAGTGCAGGTTTATATACATTGAAACAGATTGCTATCTTCGAATCTTTTGTTTAACAATCGTAGCCGACATTTTTGAATTCTGGAATTCATTTCATGCTTTGTTGAGATttaaaaaggaattaaaaaaataaataaaaatagaagTCAACGATTGTGACTTCAGTGGCCACCGACCAAAGCATGTTGCCATGCGAATTTGGCGGCGGCACACACTGACTTGGCGACGAGCATTTCCGCCGGTGCCAATAAATTGGGAAGTCCGAGAAACCATCGAAATTAATAAATAgtattaatccaactcaatttttTATTCTCCAACTCCTACCTTCGGTATCCAATTGATCAAAGTGGCTGTTGGACAACAACTAGACTGCATGTGAAGGTTGTATATTTATTTCAGATTGATTTATAAGTTATGAAGGGAGATCAATAATAAGGCTAATGAGTAACTTGTAAAATTAGttcaataataaatatattttttaatttaattaaaaatttaagttcAAATGGCTTTATTTGATTTacagaattataatttaaaaaaataaattaatccaTTAATCTATTTTTATTTGATTGGAATAATAATCAAACTTTCAATTGCTTATATAGGATTCACATAAATCTAAATTAACACAAATTTTTATTTCCCAAATCACAAAGAACAGAGATTATTTATTTGCGATCACTtctttattatataatttctgcTCCATTGAGGTAATAAACCAAGCAATCACcacttaaataattaaaaaaaaactaataattataaaattgccCAAGTTATTTTCAAATCTATAAAGAGGACCAAACATTTGTTATTTTTTAAAGTCAACGTTTAGAGAGACAAATATCAAATTTTAATGGggcaaatttgagttttaatattttttttaatactaaaatgtaatttttacaaaaactaaAGGGACAATTGCCTCATTCTAATACACGTTcatcactaaaaataaataaataaaaaaaattaaaattaatatcttttCATACtttaaaagtaaagaaaaactaattaaattaattaattaacttatttaaagGTAACTTACGTATATTATAAAACATGAAATGTGGTAGATTAGTAGTGTTAAatagttttaaatttataaaatttaacatttaaattttaattgaaatggaaattaagaaaaaataaaaggtagtgtttattataatataaaatggtGTGAACTTctgtataaatataaattatttaacttCATTTTTAGTTCGGTAATAAATACATTTTATTTATAGAAACAAAAAAGTAATGAACCCAttaatcaattttatttaattagatataCAAGATACACACATCTAACATAAGTTTTTATTTTCCAAGTCACAAATGACAAAGACCGTTTATTTAGAGTGGctgtttattatataatttttttatttatttaagatgATATATCATATATTTGTTGTTTAGCCAATAGCCCAATAGTAGGAATTCGAGTGACCATCCCATTTTCATCAAGCCAAAC harbors:
- the LOC110663199 gene encoding protease inhibitor HPI codes for the protein MASQCPVKNSWPELVGTNGDIAAGIIQTENANVKAIVVKEGLPITQDLNFNRVRVFVDENRVVTQVPAIG